Genomic DNA from Brassica rapa cultivar Chiifu-401-42 chromosome A04, CAAS_Brap_v3.01, whole genome shotgun sequence:
TGGTTGAGTCTTGGAGTAACAGGCCGAGTCATTACACGTTTTCGAGTGTTTTAAAAGCGTGTGCAGCTTCATCGTCGCTTCTTATGGGGAGACAAGTGCACTCGTTGCTGCTAAAGGAATCTCAAGGTTGAGAAGAGAGCATCCCGCAGCTTATGATGTTCTGTGTAGAGTTCATGGCGAGAAATGGGATTGGACTAGTGTTATGGAGTTGAGGAGATTGATGAGGAAGACTAAAGCCAAGAAACAAGACGCTAGTAGCTGGATTGAATAGAGCTGATGTGAAACAGGGCTTTTTGGTCTTCCTGCTCCTTTGAAGGTAATGCAGGACTTTGTGGTCTTCCTCTTGAAGAAAGTTGCTTCGACACCACACAAAACCATaagcaaaaagaagaagaccaaAGTTATCTGGATTTAGTTTACGTTTGAAATTTTCCATTTTCTCTTTTGATTCTCGCAGATAGTGAAATTCATCGTTGCTTCCTAGTGATTAGCGTTTATTATTTTAGCTTAGGTTTTTGATGGTTCCTTTTCTTTATCATTGATTCTATGATGCCCTGCAGAGGAAGTCGCTCATGTTCTGCATATGTTAAACAGTAGATGGTCCAATGCTTGCAAGTTCTGgcgagatgatgatgattagcTTGAGAAAAAAAGTGTAGTTAAGTGGTCGATAGCTGAATTAATTGCTGTTTCATGGCAGTTTACTCTATAATTCGCGAGTTTGTCTTATGTTTTGATTGAGAACTGGTTCATAGTTCACATGCTTTATGATTTTCATAGAGATCAGGAGTTCATCTTGCAAAATGGTTCCTACACTACGATGATCACTACATTTTGCTTCTGCTCCAGCGCACCATTGTGATGAAGCTTCTGTACTAAGATGATGTGACAGTATGGTTATAGCCTTGTAAATTCTATCAATCCTGGTGATAGCACTGCAGCTTGAATAGAGAGAGCTTCTTAACTCTGACTTCCAGACAAACGATAATAATAAGCATTTGAATACATTTCCTAGTTTACTGATTAGGTTTGCACACTTGTAATACAAGTATGCAAGTGTACAACTTTGCCTAGGTTGCTGATTACTGGTTAACTACATGTACCAAAATTATTTCCCTCTAATACTTGAACcataagttaaaaatatatagtcaaaaccataaaaatctCTTTAGCATCAACAAAAAACACATGGTAACACCATTATGATTCAGACAGATATCTCTCGATTGTAAACACAGAAGAGAACTGAAAATGAGGAACCTAAAGTTTCAACACAGTAACTCCCAAAAAATAGTTACTTGTCAGTCTCGCTACCATCTAATCACAAGATGCACTGAAGTAAGGGaaagtatgtatatatataatgccAAATATCTCCTAAAAATCTCATCGATGCTTCCTTGCAGTCCAAGAAACTCAAGACCCCTAGAAAGAAGAAAACGTTttgattagagagagagagatagaccCAGTCcatcaaaatcaaatcaaattcaTTATAGAGTGAACTTACTCAATCTTGTGGTAGATTATCCGGTGGTGGAGCAACACGGCCATGCTCAAAGACGAATGCTGGCATGATCTCATCTCCTGGTAATTGATCTGGCGGCGGTGCTGGATTTCTCCACCCGAGAAGTGCGCAACAATTGACGCATGACACCTCATGGCCGGAGAAGAGATCGTCGTGGTAGAGAACAGGGACTTCGGCAATCACGACATTGTACCTGCAGACAAAATCCtttacattcatttttttttctttttcaaattttaacagTTGAAGAAAGGGAAACTTACACAAGGTAAAACTGATATAAGTCGAGCCATGCATCCAAGAGATCTTCACTTTTTGCGATTTGAACGTTGCATGTAGCGCATGTATAGACTGGTCCGTTGTTTTCGATCAAGAACACTCTTCCCATAACTCCAAAACTGCAATCATTAACGTATACTACTTTGACTCGGAAGAAAGAATCCATGGAAACGTATACTACAAGAAACACAGAGAGTAACTCAAAAGATTTCTATTGCCGACAAGTTAAAGATATTTCTAAATGTTGAGGTTTAATAAAGAGAGTGATGATCACTTTCCTGAAACAATACGGGAAGAAACAGATAGAAGTTCCAAGATTCCAAGAACATGCGCTAAACATTTATATCAGATACTATTATTAAAAAGACTGATCGGAAGATAAGGAGAGATCAAGAGAGATAGACAATCACCTTAGAGGGTGATATTAGCGGGAAACGCGACGAGAAATGACGAGAGAGtcagagagagagggagaatcTCAGAGAGAATGAGAAAGACGAGAGGGTATTTCAAAATTTCCCAAGGATTTATATGAATTTAAAACTTAAGGCCCAATAAGAAAGCCCAATACGCACGCAAAGTTTTGTCTCATTTCTATTTaacgtctctctctcttaaagcATTCTCGAATTCTTCTAGAATTTATTACTTTCTAGGACACTTTTTGTCTTTCAAATTACACTATCAGGCACTTGTGGCTGGAGACACACTTCTTGCTTGTGCAATGTCCTACTTGCCCTTTAAGTAAATACACTCTCTCTTAACTACAACTCTTCTCACTTCACCAACTATAatagttttatgttttttttaaatggataaagcttccttttttttatcataCGTAAACCAAACCAATATTCTTTCTTCAtcctttttcttttgaaatcaGATCCACATTCCCAAATATCTTTTAACGCTAATCCGCCAACCCTCTcctatttttcaattgattttcaAAATCATTTTTCCAATTTTATGAACCTTAATTATGGTGATTTTCTCTGTTCCTCTTTTTCTTCTCCTTGCGCCGATCTATTGACGTTGTTGGTAACGGAGGCGTCGCTGCCCAGCTCTGTTCTCTTGAATCTTTTCTTATTTCTGGTTCCATTTCTCAGCCATGGATACAGCTATGGAGTCAACCAAATCTCGTTCGTCGAATCAAAAGTGACATCTCCAAAGTCACCGAAGTCACCTCCATCAAACTATCTGAGCTCCTCCGTGGTTACTGAAACCAAATCTGGTAAATGATTGTCCAGTGGCCAAATCCCCTCCTCACACTACACCTTCCGTTATGGAGGTTTTAGGTTCTTCGGCTTTCAGTTTTTATGGTATCAGTAGCTGAAGCTTTCACTTTGAACATCTCCGAAGACTTACAAAAAAAGGTGTGAGAACTAATCTGAATTGGCATACGGTAACTCTAACACAAAATTTCcagattcttctttttttcttcatgcattaaaacccaaaacacAAAGGGATTATGTGTTTGTGATTCTGTTTGCTTCCAAAAAAACCCAAattctttttcttgttctttCACAATGAGTTTGTGATTATGTTTTGTAATGTGTCTATTAGAGATTTTACTTAAAAAATTTACAGATGATGTAAGCTCTTGTTTGTTGACTATTATAAAGCCTTGTAATATAATCGGCCCTCCTCTGTTTATTGAACATGTTATATTTGTTGGTTAATTGTCTTCATGTCCACAAATTTAATCATATTGACTAGGGAAAGaaaaatcattaaaagcttTGTTTGACAGAATTATAACCTATCAGGCACTTGTGGCTGGAGACACACTTCTTGCTTGTGCAATGTCCTACTTGCCCTTTAAGTAACTACACTCTCTCTTAACTACAACTCTTCTCACTTCACCAACTATAatagttttatgttttttttaaatggataaagcttccttttttttatcataCGTAAACCAAACCAATATTCTTTCTTCAtcctttttcttttgaaatcaGATCCACATTCCCAAATATCTTTTAACGCTAATCCGCCAACCCTCTcctatttttcaattgattttcaAAATCATTTTTCCAATTTTATGAACCTTAATTATGGTGATTTTCTCTGTTCCTCTTTTTCTTCTCCTTGCGCCGATCTATTGACGTTGTTGGTAACGGAGGCGTCGCTGCCCAGCTCTGTTCTCTTGAATCTTTTCTTATTTCTGGTTCCATTTCTCAGCCATGGATACAGCTATGGAGTCAACCAAATCTCGTTCGTCGAATCAAAAGTGACATCTCCAAAGTCACCGAAGTCACCTCCATCAAACTATCTGAGCTCCTCCGTGGTTACTGAAACCAAATCTGGTAAATGATTGTCCAGTGGCCAAATCCCCTCCTCACACTACACCTTCCGTTATGGAGGTTTTAGGTTCTTCGGCTTTCAGTTTTTATGGTATCAGTAGCTGAAGCTTTCACTTTGAACATCTCCGAAGACTTACAAAAAAAGGTGTGAGAACTAATCTGAATTGGCATACGGTAACTCTAACACAAAATTTCcagattcttctttttttcttcatgcattaaaacccaaaacacAAAGGGATTATGTGTTTGTGATTCTGTTTGCTTCCAAAAAAAACCCAAattctttttcttgttctttCACAATGAGTTTGTGATTATGTTTTGTAATGTGTCTATTAGAGATTTTACTTAAAAAATTTACAGATGATGTAAGCTCTTGTTTGTTGACTATTATAAAGCCTTGTAATATAATCGGCCCTCCTCTGTTTATTGAACATGTTATATTTGTTGGTTAATTGTCTTCATGTCCACAAATTTAATCATATTGACTAGGGAAAGaaaaatcattaaaagcttTGTTTGACAGAATTATAACCTCcaatgttttacaaaaaaagattCGTCCACAAGAATTTTTTTGCTAAGCTTCCGAAACCACAAACACAAACGATTTTTGTGTTCGAGTTTTCAAAGTTTTTTCACCTTTCTTATCTATCCATGTCCACATCTTTTTTCTTTACGTATTCTTTTGTACATGATCAAAATTTTCTCATCCACACTTTTTATGTCCatgcatttttatataattgctaaaaatatataaaatatatatacgaaCATGGATCTtaaaatatagaggaaaaaaattataatttattgtaataattatatttcttttgtGTATCTTAAAATctgaaaagaaacaaataaaaatcgaaaccggaatgaataataaaagtataaataaacAACGGTAAATTGACCTTTGTATGATTTGTCTAATCATGGACCGGTGCTTTGAACCTTTGTATGATTTGTCTACAAACTTTGTCCACAAAAATCTTTTCCACAAAAGTTTTTACATAAAATTTGTAAGATTGAAATTTTTGTCCATAAAATTTTGTACATTAAATGTTTCTGCCATATCAGTAGATATTTTGAATTTGTCCATCAAAAATGTATCTACAAAATACCAAAACACTATCCACAAAGCACATGTCCACGACTATTTCAAATGTGTCCATCAAAAATGTATCCACAAAATTGTATCCACAAATAGCAAAATACAcagtataaaatttaaatttgatttttataaatattaaaatacatatatacatatggatatcaaaatataaagaaaaaaattaataatttattttatgtgtttatatatttatttatatagtaagatataaaataatggcatatataatatgttggaaaatttaaaaagttacttttagtataaaatattcttgttagaTATAAAAAGAGTCAAAAgaatactctctctctctctcttttatttttgtacGTGCTTTCATTTTTTTATGGCAATCGTGCTTTTTCAGCCATTGGatcttcttttaaaattttaaacttgtGGCCATAATTACTTCTCACATGCTTTCATAACTCATACAAAGAAACGAAGCCATAACAAAAGGCTCTGGTCCCACTAACTCAActgaatcaaacaaaaaaagaaaacggTCTAGTTAGGTCAAATAGAGGGCATTCTGGTCCGAAAATTACTTTGGGAACCGGGAATGTGCTCCTCCAGCGAGAAGTGTCTTATACtgtcaaaaaagagaaaaatgtgTCTTAATTGGTAACGCACTCATTCTTCTATTGGTTCTCTGTGACTTCTTCCTCATGCTTGATTCCTTGTGGTTGGTAgtagatataaaattttaatactaGTTCTGTTAATTTTATCATTAATaagaaatgattttaaaatcttaGGAGGTAGGTTTTGATTTTTGAACTATAATTGACTTATGAAACTATATTTAAATCCATTCTAACAATTTTCAATCCAAATTATTGTAATAATCTATTAAACACGAATTACACCAGAAATTTAAATTCTTTTAATGAAAAGAAATTGTAAATCTAAGAACCAATAATACAAGATCTCAACATCTTTTAATTGAGGCATTATATATTCTGAATGTAATAACCAATAACACTaggttttaatatataaattacaatCAATCATCTAATAACAATGGATTATAAAATCAATAGAATTTGCTTAATAAATCTACTATTGAATAACACCACCTTAGCTACGACATAAAACTTAATAGGCAACATAAAACACTTGGCTTCTCTTCTTGGTTTCGCTTCACTTTTCTTTCAGGCATGCTGGATCGTTAGATCGTCCAAGTCTTGAGAGCCAATTAGTCTGAGATTGTGCTCATTCGCCAAGTGCAGCAAACAGATGAAACATAGATGTGGAGAGATGTCTTTGGTTGTACCAGCCGCTTTGCAATCATCTGGAAAGCTAGCCAATAGCTCTTTGAACGATCTATTTTCAAGTGGTTCTTGTTGGTGTTCCTCATCCTACCACAGATCAGATTATGTCAATTTCATCACAATAACGGGTAGAAAAGACGAAGCAGAAAGCAGGAACTGTGTTTATGTTAGTTAACCTGAATTGGTGGTTGAGGAGATTCCTGAAGACACTCCCAAAGGGTTTCCTTTAGCACTTGCACATCAACTTGTTTTGAAGCTTTATCATATTGAACCTCGATTTTGTTGACCTGAAGCATGAATTGTGCAGGTCAATTACATCAATGtttgattgctaaccatagGTCGATTACATTCTTTTGAATTGTAACGCAATGACCATATGTATATCAATATACATACCTGGCGTGGCTGAGAGATTAATGAGTTGGTGGTATCCTCTGCATCACTATGATCATTTCCATTATCAAACGGGCCATCATCATAGACATTATCATTTTCCCAAGATCCCGCATGTTCATAATCATCATTTTGCTGTCTTGCTTCACCTGGAATACATAACATAATAAGTGAAACCTAGGTTCTTTTCTCAGAGTCCCAAAACAGTATTCACTGATATTTTTAAAGCCATTTCTTTGTAAAGGCAATTTTATAACGGTAAGGACAACAAAAAACTGGTATGTGCCTTGCCTCATGAATGACTTGTTACCTGAGCattttcttctcttcctccCAATGCACTGTTACCGTTCAGAAAATTTACTTCAGAAGAGATGGCAAATAATGGATGGAGacagaaaggaaaaaaatagcAAATAGTGCGCAGGTCAGTGTTTAGCAAGCCTTTACCATCACATTTGGTAGTAAAAATAGCTTTACTAGATTCTCAGGTTGATAATGGCAATCCTCTGGAAGCTGTGTTTGACAAGGGGCTCTACTTGCAGGGAGAAGTAAAGACTTTGGGTTTTTTGGAGGGGCAAAGATATCAGGCATCTCTTCCTCCAAAGCTTTTGTAAAATCTAGTTCAGGCTCTGCTTGTTTCTTTTTCCTGGTTTTCTTTGCTGGTGGGGAAGATCCGTTTTCAGAAGCAAGGTGATCATCTGGACCTGCTAAGAAGGTTCAGAGAATATAAACCCTCAGAGAAACTAGACAACCAAGAGGACTTGTCTTATTGCTTGAAACTGGAGATATATGAGAATACCTTTTGTTTTCCTATACTTCCAGTGATCAGGACCTGCCCAAGAATTTTGCTTAGATGAAATTCCCAACGACAAAAAGAGATATTTATCAACATTCTCGACTCTGTCATCTGAATCTAGGTCTTGCAGTGAGTCTGGTTCCACTTCCTGCAAAACGTTAAGGTCAGAGTCAGGTTTTTACggcacaaaagaaaaaaacgatgTGAACATTAGAAGAGAGATGGTTAGAACCTCGGGAAAATTTGAATAAGCTGGCTCTGCATCATTGTGGCCGAAGTTTTCCTCAGCAGCACCAGCTTGACCATCATAATCAAAAGAAGCTCCAAAGTTATCATATCCATCATCATCGTCGGCATAGCTAGCTTCATTACCATGTGATATATCAAATGACTCGGTCCTCTTCTGACCACAAGAAAACGTATCAGATGGTCTTTGGTTCTCTTCATCAAATTGATTGATTATAGCCCGAAGAGATGGTACAATCTCATTCTTCTGTCGCATGTTTAGCACCATTTTCTCCACAAATTCTGCAAATTCAACCACGAAATCAGAGAAAGATTAGTGCAGAACAGATCCTCTGTACAATGGTACAGCGAGGCATATTAGCCAACAAAGGCAGACCTTTAGCAAAGGATAGATCGATTGTTTCTGATTTATCATGCTGATTTGCAGAGGAAACAAGCTTTCCAGGGATTTCTTGTGAATCAAATAGAACTTGACACCCTCCATAGACTCCTAAACTGTTTAGCAGAAGACCCTTTGCTCCACCTTCATCAAACTGTGCTGAAGTTTGATGATAAAGGGGATCCACTGCAAACGCCACTGTAACCAAAAACGAAATGTTATCCTGTATTTTTTCACAAACGACAAAGGGAGTTAAGCTAAGTCAATATAATACCGTCGAACTTCTTCACGTTAAGGGCATCAAAGGAATGTTCCAGTGTTGATAATGGCGATATCTGCAGTTTTAAAGCTCATCAGTAAGTACTAAGTAGTGCCCTCTACTATATCCAGAAATGGGATTTGTCTATAAACTACCTTTCTCTCTGTCTGTTTCTTTTGGTTTGTTGCATTTCCTACAGAACCAGCAGCATCCTCGTTGTCTAGGTTCATGAAAAAAAGAATCAGAAAAGGGCATAAGATACAATTTTACTTGCAGTACATTCTTTAAAAATTAGAgctaaacaaatttaaaattaatgcaTAGCATAGCCAATAACTGTAGTTCTTCAGATGTCCTctttgattttaaaatagaagCCAAACAATAAAGAAACATATTCATCTGCATACGTCACCAATCAAAAGACTAGTTCGCCAAACCAAAAATACATGAAGAAAACACTTCCACAAATTGACAAAGCTAATATCTTTTCAGTCAAAAGCTTACACTGGCAGATATAACCAATGCTAAATCTAACAATAGTTCCGTGTGTAAGATATGGAAGTAACCTCCGGTGTCATCATGGCCAGCTCGAGTAATCCCACCCAAAACCTTGTAAGCCTCTGAATGAACCGAGTCAACCCTCATCGAGTAAATCTTAACTCCAGCTTCAAGAGTGCAACTTGCCTGACTTTGAGTAAAAAACAATTACTTCTCCTTTTTCTTTCATCCTTTTGTAAGTATCCTCCAAAGAAGAATTAAACCAAAAAAGCCTTTACCTTTTGAAAATTAGTTTCCGCATTGTTCTCATCCTCAACTTTAATGATCTCACAGAGATGGTCAATCAAATTCAACTCCCACGTGTTCTTCTGATTGATTTTCTGCTCAACACAAAAACCCACACaacattaataaaaatcaaataccCAAATAAAAAATGTACGAACTTGCAATTACTTACGTTTTCGCTAGCCAATTTGATACAGTTCTGGAACAACTCGAGAATCTGCTGCTTGTCGAAGCACGGATCGGACTCCTTCTCAGGCTGCTGGGGTCCACGAGCGAAGACCACTGATTTACGACGGCTAGCTGCGACTCTGGCGGCTCGGGCTTGCTCTCGCTCCAACCTGTCGTCGTTGGATCCCAGGAAGAAGGGACTCGTCGGAGCTTGGATCCGAGTCGAAATCGGCTTTTGCTTGGGGTTTGGAGTTAGGGGATCCTCCATGATAGAAGTTCGCCGGAAAGTTACTACACTGTTTGACGAAACGTCGGTTAGGTTCGACGGAGGTTGTGAGAATTTGGGAATTAGGGATTTTTGATTTTCCCTCCGCTTTTGCTGTTTTTGAATTTCGTTTAGTTGAAGCAGCTACCTAGGTAACGGCTGTGTCGacgtcaatttttttaataaacttttgTTCGTTTTATTGATGTCGGTACTGCGTCTGCGTCTAAACGCTGCGTTCTCGCGTCGATCGCCGAAAAAATCTTTGTCTGCGATTAAAATTGCGTCGACGTCGACGTCTACGAAACGTTAATGCCGACACTGACGCCAACGCCGACACTAAaaactgcggcaaccaaacgaacataACTGATACTGTTGAAGCGCGTTTTACGTCGTCCcttaattgtttaatttttggtttaCTCGGTTCATTCGATTAAAACACGCACAATTAATTGGATAAAATCTAGTCAAGTTCGGTTTATTCCAGTTTACTAAAATTATTCGATTTATTTGATGCTCTTTATTTATCCGGTCTATGACTGTCGAACTGATTGATATCTGCTTGCCGAACCCAACACCGATTAAAATTTTCTAATCTCGCTGATTGTTCTTAGCTAAACCGGATGTGAAACACGAAACCAAAAAATTTTCAGTTCAGACGGTTCGGTTCACTTAAATGCTAGTGATGAACCGATATGTTCAATTGCCCTATTCGGATATTCCCC
This window encodes:
- the LOC117133377 gene encoding protein yippee-like At3g08990 → MDSFFRVKVVYVNDCSFGVMGRVFLIENNGPVYTCATCNVQIAKSEDLLDAWLDLYQFYLVYNVVIAEVPVLYHDDLFSGHEVSCVNCCALLGWRNPAPPPDQLPGDEIMPAFVFEHGRVAPPPDNLPQD
- the LOC103865210 gene encoding condensin complex subunit 2 isoform X2, yielding MEDPLTPNPKQKPISTRIQAPTSPFFLGSNDDRLEREQARAARVAASRRKSVVFARGPQQPEKESDPCFDKQQILELFQNCIKLASENKINQKNTWELNLIDHLCEIIKVEDENNAETNFQKASCTLEAGVKIYSMRVDSVHSEAYKVLGGITRAGHDDTGDNEDAAGSVGNATNQKKQTERKISPLSTLEHSFDALNVKKFDVAFAVDPLYHQTSAQFDEGGAKGLLLNSLGVYGGCQVLFDSQEIPGKLVSSANQHDKSETIDLSFAKEFVEKMVLNMRQKNEIVPSLRAIINQFDEENQRPSDTFSCGQKRTESFDISHGNEASYADDDDGYDNFGASFDYDGQAGAAEENFGHNDAEPAYSNFPEEVEPDSLQDLDSDDRVENVDKYLFLSLGISSKQNSWAGPDHWKYRKTKGPDDHLASENGSSPPAKKTRKKKQAEPELDFTKALEEEMPDIFAPPKNPKSLLLPASRAPCQTQLPEDCHYQPENLVKLFLLPNVMCIGRKRRKCSGEARQQNDDYEHAGSWENDNVYDDGPFDNGNDHSDAEDTTNSLISQPRQVNKIEVQYDKASKQVDVQVLKETLWECLQESPQPPIQDEEHQQEPLENRSFKELLASFPDDCKAAGTTKDISPHLCFICLLHLANEHNLRLIGSQDLDDLTIQHA
- the LOC103865210 gene encoding condensin complex subunit 2 isoform X3, with the translated sequence MRTMRKLIFKSQASCTLEAGVKIYSMRVDSVHSEAYKVLGGITRAGHDDTGDNEDAAGSVGNATNQKKQTERKISPLSTLEHSFDALNVKKFDVAFAVDPLYHQTSAQFDEGGAKGLLLNSLGVYGGCQVLFDSQEIPGKLVSSANQHDKSETIDLSFAKEFVEKMVLNMRQKNEIVPSLRAIINQFDEENQRPSDTFSCGQKRTESFDISHGNEASYADDDDGYDNFGASFDYDGQAGAAEENFGHNDAEPAYSNFPEEVEPDSLQDLDSDDRVENVDKYLFLSLGISSKQNSWAGPDHWKYRKTKAGPDDHLASENGSSPPAKKTRKKKQAEPELDFTKALEEEMPDIFAPPKNPKSLLLPASRAPCQTQLPEDCHYQPENLVKLFLLPNVMCIGRKRRKCSGEARQQNDDYEHAGSWENDNVYDDGPFDNGNDHSDAEDTTNSLISQPRQVNKIEVQYDKASKQVDVQVLKETLWECLQESPQPPIQDEEHQQEPLENRSFKELLASFPDDCKAAGTTKDISPHLCFICLLHLANEHNLRLIGSQDLDDLTIQHA
- the LOC103865210 gene encoding condensin complex subunit 2 isoform X1, whose translation is MEDPLTPNPKQKPISTRIQAPTSPFFLGSNDDRLEREQARAARVAASRRKSVVFARGPQQPEKESDPCFDKQQILELFQNCIKLASENKINQKNTWELNLIDHLCEIIKVEDENNAETNFQKASCTLEAGVKIYSMRVDSVHSEAYKVLGGITRAGHDDTGDNEDAAGSVGNATNQKKQTERKISPLSTLEHSFDALNVKKFDVAFAVDPLYHQTSAQFDEGGAKGLLLNSLGVYGGCQVLFDSQEIPGKLVSSANQHDKSETIDLSFAKEFVEKMVLNMRQKNEIVPSLRAIINQFDEENQRPSDTFSCGQKRTESFDISHGNEASYADDDDGYDNFGASFDYDGQAGAAEENFGHNDAEPAYSNFPEEVEPDSLQDLDSDDRVENVDKYLFLSLGISSKQNSWAGPDHWKYRKTKAGPDDHLASENGSSPPAKKTRKKKQAEPELDFTKALEEEMPDIFAPPKNPKSLLLPASRAPCQTQLPEDCHYQPENLVKLFLLPNVMCIGRKRRKCSGEARQQNDDYEHAGSWENDNVYDDGPFDNGNDHSDAEDTTNSLISQPRQVNKIEVQYDKASKQVDVQVLKETLWECLQESPQPPIQDEEHQQEPLENRSFKELLASFPDDCKAAGTTKDISPHLCFICLLHLANEHNLRLIGSQDLDDLTIQHA